The Pirellulaceae bacterium genome includes a region encoding these proteins:
- a CDS encoding tetratricopeptide repeat protein: MRANLSICLMVCIIAATPQKLSAATGDTQFSVAAQHYAKQNWRLAVDEFDVFVKDQPAHVRVEDADFFAAESLLQLHQYEAAAKRFTAFLLKHETSARRPRVMFRLGECLFLADQPHRAVTNLREFSAAYPEHELIQYALPYLANSLRSLGDTDAAAETFRESIEKHPRGPLADECLLNLAHQAYQQRQYDKAILLLIRLQNEFPDSKLAIDAIYWVGMAEFDKGRYQEAHDEFARVRRRAPQHVQALASRYFAAESLRRLNKFEEAATEFESLASESQNKWADDAMIGQMRLAMQEQQFELVDDLANRFEAQHGQSSRRSEVRQLHVQSLIKRRDFKQALPIIDSLSQDSKVTEKARATNQYLLAVVLLGMDRPQAALRSISQLEPQKNNKVFTAQLLLARGTALNSLDRYEDAATELGKAIRVATTPTLHERICSQLIHALTQTNQLEEAQDVLRDWQTNSDPPTELLQIALQHLADSAFQQESYQIASHNYATMLANGQQDETRLRGLTGLAWCHFRLKNDQEAVNFFDRLIQQAPDSIYAKEAKIARARSLQRLRQFEEALTAYVEIVKQPERDRRWSMATLAAASLLDERNDLEEANRLLELLIRHQELNDRMDQVWYQLGWVMHKQGHADEAVSAFSKIHHEYPESEYWADATFRLAEAAFNADRFNEASKLLTTITQQAPGQSDPRITPYAIYLTTKIALKRERWPDVIASSDRLIRQFPSSSIVSTAEFLQAEAYYQQRSFRQAMKQFEQLANSNGSESSSWQPLVLLRMAQIKASERDWPKVRELINKLRTDFPDFDRTYEVDYLDGRQFSAAGDFVKARTAFQRTIDSSDGQFTETAAKAQWMIGESYMHQNNFPNALRAYLKTEMVYDYPQWRSAALLQAGKCYEHTRQVDEARKVYQRIDNELPKTSFHAAARKRLNRLSIPPPKNDIP; the protein is encoded by the coding sequence TCCTCCTAAAACACGAGACATCTGCACGCCGTCCGCGTGTGATGTTCCGTTTGGGCGAGTGTCTATTTTTGGCAGACCAGCCCCATCGAGCCGTGACCAATCTAAGAGAATTTTCAGCCGCGTACCCGGAGCACGAATTAATCCAGTATGCCCTGCCCTATTTGGCGAATTCACTGCGATCCCTGGGCGACACCGATGCAGCCGCCGAGACATTTCGGGAATCGATCGAGAAACATCCACGCGGCCCACTGGCCGACGAATGTCTTCTTAATTTGGCGCACCAAGCTTACCAACAGCGACAGTACGATAAGGCGATCCTACTGCTGATCCGACTCCAAAATGAATTCCCCGACAGTAAGCTCGCAATCGACGCGATCTATTGGGTTGGCATGGCAGAATTTGACAAGGGTCGATATCAAGAAGCACATGATGAGTTCGCTCGAGTAAGGCGACGCGCCCCCCAACACGTGCAAGCGTTGGCGAGCCGCTATTTCGCCGCCGAATCATTGAGACGATTAAACAAGTTTGAGGAGGCCGCTACCGAGTTCGAATCGCTGGCAAGCGAGTCACAAAACAAGTGGGCCGATGACGCAATGATTGGCCAGATGCGGCTTGCCATGCAGGAGCAACAGTTTGAACTTGTTGATGACTTAGCAAATCGCTTTGAAGCCCAGCATGGCCAAAGCAGTCGCCGTTCAGAGGTTCGACAACTGCATGTCCAATCTTTGATTAAGCGTCGGGATTTCAAGCAAGCCTTGCCCATCATTGATTCTTTGTCACAGGACTCGAAGGTCACCGAAAAAGCCAGGGCAACCAACCAGTATTTACTGGCCGTTGTGCTGTTGGGAATGGATCGCCCTCAAGCAGCCTTGCGATCGATCAGTCAGCTTGAACCGCAGAAGAATAACAAAGTGTTTACGGCACAGCTTCTGTTGGCACGCGGCACGGCTTTGAACTCGCTGGACCGATATGAAGATGCTGCGACCGAATTGGGCAAGGCAATTCGCGTCGCAACCACTCCAACACTGCACGAGCGAATTTGCTCCCAGCTGATTCATGCACTCACGCAAACGAACCAACTCGAAGAAGCACAGGACGTTCTTCGTGACTGGCAAACCAATTCGGATCCCCCTACGGAATTGCTACAAATTGCTTTGCAGCACCTGGCCGATTCAGCCTTCCAGCAGGAAAGCTATCAAATCGCGTCCCATAACTACGCAACGATGCTCGCAAACGGGCAGCAGGACGAGACTCGGCTCCGTGGATTAACGGGCTTGGCTTGGTGTCATTTTCGCTTGAAAAATGACCAAGAGGCGGTCAACTTTTTCGATCGCTTAATCCAACAAGCGCCTGATTCGATTTATGCCAAGGAAGCGAAGATTGCCCGCGCTCGCAGCCTGCAACGGCTGCGCCAGTTCGAGGAAGCGTTGACGGCCTATGTCGAAATCGTCAAACAGCCAGAACGGGATCGCCGTTGGTCCATGGCAACATTAGCAGCAGCAAGTTTGTTGGACGAACGCAATGACTTGGAGGAAGCGAATCGACTCCTAGAACTTCTCATCCGCCACCAAGAGCTGAACGATCGGATGGATCAGGTCTGGTATCAACTTGGCTGGGTTATGCACAAACAGGGCCACGCGGACGAAGCCGTTTCGGCTTTTAGCAAAATCCATCACGAATACCCTGAAAGCGAATACTGGGCCGACGCAACTTTTCGTTTGGCCGAAGCGGCCTTTAATGCGGATCGATTCAATGAAGCATCCAAACTGTTAACAACAATCACTCAGCAAGCTCCTGGCCAGTCAGATCCGCGGATCACACCCTACGCTATTTACTTGACGACAAAGATCGCGTTGAAACGAGAACGCTGGCCCGATGTGATTGCTTCGTCAGACCGATTGATCCGACAATTCCCATCCAGCTCGATTGTGTCCACCGCTGAGTTCTTGCAGGCCGAAGCGTATTACCAACAGCGTAGCTTTCGTCAGGCGATGAAACAATTCGAGCAGCTGGCAAATTCCAATGGCTCGGAATCGTCGTCCTGGCAGCCGCTTGTGCTGCTGAGAATGGCTCAAATCAAAGCATCCGAGCGAGACTGGCCGAAAGTCCGTGAGTTGATTAACAAACTGCGGACCGATTTCCCTGACTTCGACCGCACCTACGAAGTCGACTATCTCGACGGGCGACAATTTTCAGCTGCGGGTGACTTCGTGAAGGCTCGAACAGCCTTCCAACGCACCATCGACTCGAGTGACGGTCAGTTTACGGAAACCGCAGCGAAAGCTCAGTGGATGATTGGCGAATCGTACATGCATCAAAACAACTTCCCCAACGCCTTGCGTGCCTATCTAAAAACCGAGATGGTCTACGACTATCCGCAATGGCGATCCGCTGCTCTCCTCCAGGCCGGAAAATGCTACGAGCACACGCGGCAAGTGGATGAAGCCCGGAAGGTCTATCAACGTATCGACAATGAACTGCCGAAGACATCATTCCACGCGGCTGCTCGCAAACGACTGAATCGGCTAAGCATCCCCCCCCCAAAAAATGACATCCCATGA
- a CDS encoding MotA/TolQ/ExbB proton channel family protein, giving the protein MYRQLSRVAVLLGLVALTMMSPLLATSAIAQNSADPVAANTGNEESVIATRDLFSVLRDGGPMLFLISMCSFVLCIFVFERSISLRRGRVIPKPFVKRFLLQLQEQQLKPEEALELCEENQSPVAQVFAAAVKKWGRPSVEVEQAVLDTGERVATGLRKYLRLFNGISTISPLLGLLGTVLGMITSFNSIASADAMGRPEMLAGGIAQALLTTAAGLTVAIPAIVAHLHFISRVDRLIIEIDDLGQQVVNSIASDGWRKPTVKKTARKTERKQAA; this is encoded by the coding sequence ATGTATCGCCAGCTTTCTCGAGTTGCTGTCCTCCTCGGACTGGTGGCACTGACGATGATGTCGCCCTTACTAGCAACAAGCGCGATCGCGCAAAACTCGGCTGATCCGGTTGCAGCAAACACCGGGAATGAAGAAAGTGTCATTGCAACACGCGACTTATTCAGCGTGCTTCGAGACGGCGGTCCCATGTTGTTTTTGATCAGCATGTGTTCTTTCGTCCTGTGTATCTTTGTCTTTGAGCGATCGATTAGCTTGCGTCGCGGACGCGTCATTCCCAAGCCGTTTGTGAAGCGGTTCCTACTGCAATTGCAAGAGCAGCAGCTCAAGCCCGAGGAAGCCTTGGAACTCTGCGAGGAAAACCAAAGCCCCGTGGCGCAGGTCTTTGCTGCCGCCGTCAAGAAATGGGGCCGCCCCTCCGTCGAAGTCGAACAGGCCGTCTTGGATACGGGTGAACGAGTTGCAACTGGCTTGCGAAAATACCTGCGATTGTTCAACGGAATTTCCACGATCAGTCCGCTGCTAGGCCTGCTGGGCACCGTACTCGGCATGATTACATCGTTCAATTCAATCGCGTCCGCAGATGCGATGGGTCGCCCGGAGATGTTGGCAGGCGGCATCGCCCAAGCACTGTTGACGACAGCTGCTGGTTTGACGGTTGCGATCCCCGCTATCGTGGCCCATCTCCATTTCATCAGCCGAGTCGATCGGTTGATCATCGAAATTGATGATCTCGGACAGCAAGTCGTCAATTCCATCGCATCCGATGGGTGGCGAAAACCAACCGTCAAAAAAACAGCTCGGAAAACAGAACGCAAACAGGCCGCGTGA
- a CDS encoding biopolymer transporter ExbD, translated as MPLKTFQDEQPTLNLTPMIDIVFLLIIFFMVGTKFAELEQTVPLEVPSVGEVGALTPAPEKRIINVYNDGSIVLDRQTMSIDELKTKLTTATEQYPNLGIIVRGDAQGAFQNVASVLSACRHSGIDDMAISVRLTR; from the coding sequence ATGCCATTGAAGACATTTCAGGATGAACAACCGACTCTCAACCTGACACCGATGATTGACATCGTGTTCTTGTTGATCATTTTCTTCATGGTTGGAACAAAGTTCGCCGAATTGGAGCAGACCGTTCCGCTAGAAGTACCCAGCGTGGGAGAGGTGGGCGCACTAACTCCAGCACCTGAGAAGCGAATCATTAACGTCTACAACGACGGCTCGATCGTGCTTGATCGCCAAACAATGTCCATCGACGAATTAAAAACAAAATTAACCACGGCCACCGAACAGTACCCCAATTTAGGAATCATTGTCCGCGGTGATGCTCAGGGAGCATTCCAGAACGTTGCCTCCGTCCTTAGCGCCTGCCGGCACTCCGGCATCGATGACATGGCGATATCCGTACGGCTTACCCGCTAA
- a CDS encoding DUF1501 domain-containing protein — protein sequence MSRLASRRELLQSVGCGFGSLALAGLCNESAAAPSMAGKTPHFSPRAKRVIFLFMQGGPSQVDTYDPKPRLNQDDGKEIEFYVARTRKVTAERVFKSPWRFQQYGECGQAVSELFPHMAQHVDDYCVIRSMHTEGVAHGPATLFLHTGATNLIRPSVGAWVSYGLGTENQSLPGFITISPPATKGGPRNYANAFLPTVYQGTAMGRAGVAINATGIANLNNPRWQDEQQRRQLAYLQAINQGQLLNQQDDELEATIASFELAYRMQSEAPGVLDINRESRATTEQYGIGNAETDEFGRQCLMARRLAEAGVRYIQVNYADNKNTPRWDQHSNIKQHEKHAMAIDKPVAGLLQDLKQRGLLEDTLVWWGGEFGRTPFAQGRDGRDHNPRGFTVWLAGGGVRGGMAFGETDEYGYEAVENKVHMHDLHATLLDLMGLDHKRLTFRNAGREFRLTDVAGRVVHEIMV from the coding sequence ATGAGTCGATTGGCTTCCAGACGAGAGTTGTTGCAGTCGGTAGGCTGCGGGTTTGGCTCATTGGCCTTGGCGGGCTTGTGCAATGAATCAGCGGCGGCTCCCTCGATGGCGGGCAAAACACCCCATTTTTCCCCGCGCGCAAAGCGAGTGATTTTTTTGTTCATGCAGGGAGGTCCAAGTCAGGTCGATACCTATGATCCGAAGCCAAGGTTGAATCAGGATGACGGGAAAGAGATTGAGTTTTATGTGGCGCGAACGCGCAAAGTCACTGCCGAACGCGTCTTTAAATCACCTTGGCGATTTCAGCAATATGGCGAATGCGGTCAAGCTGTTTCCGAACTCTTCCCACACATGGCACAACATGTCGATGATTATTGCGTTATTCGCAGTATGCATACCGAAGGTGTGGCTCATGGACCGGCAACCTTGTTTCTGCATACGGGCGCTACCAATCTAATTCGCCCGTCCGTCGGAGCGTGGGTGAGCTATGGTTTGGGTACTGAAAACCAGAGCCTGCCTGGATTCATTACCATCAGTCCTCCCGCGACAAAGGGCGGGCCCCGCAATTACGCGAATGCCTTCTTACCCACGGTTTACCAGGGCACGGCCATGGGGCGTGCTGGGGTGGCCATCAACGCAACAGGGATAGCCAATCTTAATAATCCCCGTTGGCAAGACGAACAGCAACGGCGGCAATTAGCCTACCTGCAAGCGATCAATCAAGGGCAGTTGTTGAATCAGCAAGATGATGAACTGGAGGCGACTATCGCGTCGTTTGAGCTTGCTTATCGCATGCAAAGCGAGGCGCCTGGGGTGTTGGACATCAATCGAGAGTCGCGCGCAACGACTGAACAATATGGGATCGGAAATGCTGAAACCGACGAATTCGGCAGGCAGTGTTTGATGGCGCGTCGGCTGGCTGAGGCTGGCGTACGGTACATTCAAGTGAACTATGCCGATAACAAGAACACGCCACGATGGGATCAGCATTCAAATATCAAGCAACATGAAAAGCATGCGATGGCGATCGACAAGCCTGTTGCTGGGCTGCTTCAGGATCTGAAACAACGTGGCTTGCTCGAAGATACGCTCGTTTGGTGGGGTGGCGAATTTGGGCGAACACCGTTTGCGCAAGGCCGAGACGGACGAGATCACAACCCGCGTGGATTTACTGTATGGCTGGCGGGCGGGGGTGTTCGAGGTGGGATGGCCTTCGGGGAAACTGACGAATATGGCTATGAAGCGGTTGAAAATAAAGTGCATATGCACGATTTGCACGCGACCCTGTTGGATCTGATGGGACTCGATCACAAGCGATTAACATTTCGAAATGCGGGACGAGAATTTAGGCTTACGGATGTTGCCGGCCGGGTGGTCCACGAAATCATGGTCTAA
- a CDS encoding DUF1553 domain-containing protein: MLNLALCYRICWRICWRICWRLVSSVALLLLPAMTWGEDQAAELEFFEQKIRPVLVQHCYECHAADSEELQGGLRLDDRAAIRAGGPSGATVVPGDPDKSLILSALRYEDFEMPPNGKLPQRVIDDFEDWIGRGATDPRDGSSSPAIHQFDLEAGRQFWAFRPLQSATKRGSTENAEVIRSPIDRFVNDQYQRFGVNPNPVAKPVELIRRLYFDLIGIPATPSQIMEYVSDESPDAYARLVDRLLLSADFGPHWGRHWLDVVRYSDSSGGGRTRIFRDAWRYRDYVITAFNEDLSYDTFVTEQIAGDLLPFASDHDRKRQLTATGFLALGPTNYELQDKELLRMEVVDEQLDTLGRSMLGMTIGCARCHDHKFDPIASSDYYALAGIFRSTQTLVHANVSNPIERELPVKQSHRRKLEMYGTVVKDLKDRIAASQKQLEQDSATAIASVSVKSLPGVIVDDRQMEMTGSWIESSHTSRYVGVGYRHDGNQNKGESQAKVRLSDLESGVYEVRLSYSPGKNRCSKVPVRIKHADGEERVIVNQTQTPAVDQLFEKLGQFHFESIAEVVIENGQTEGHVIIDAVQFLKQPFTEVAEGAEPNSGQAATIKAELDELKAKLKQLEAEAPEQPDKVMSVRDEKSPEDACICIRGNVHNPGPRVARGFLRVADKVEYWRLNPEESGRRELAAWICDDKNPLTARVIANRVWHHLLGNGLVTTPDNFGSTGQPPTHPELLDYLAAELIQHDWSLKHLIRQVVHSRTYQLSSTIDVESAAADPENRSLWRGHRRRLTAEQLHDAILACSGQLDRSLGGPSVSPAATSEFGYEFLGVRRGAYVPVFRNSSLDLFDVFDVADANIVVGRRNVSTRATQALFMMNSPFVIEQASRLAEWMLVDSEATLQQRTHWLHWRVLGRPATTDELSQTKHFVEEVQAEGVMLGDTWAMVAQSLFACLDFRYLR; the protein is encoded by the coding sequence ATGTTGAATTTAGCTCTTTGCTATCGTATTTGCTGGCGTATTTGCTGGCGTATTTGCTGGCGGCTCGTCTCGAGTGTGGCGTTGCTTTTGTTGCCCGCGATGACTTGGGGGGAAGACCAAGCCGCAGAGCTTGAATTCTTCGAGCAGAAGATTCGGCCGGTTTTGGTTCAGCATTGTTATGAGTGTCATGCTGCTGATTCCGAGGAGTTGCAGGGAGGGTTGCGATTAGATGATCGGGCCGCGATCCGAGCGGGAGGGCCGTCGGGGGCCACCGTGGTTCCCGGCGACCCGGACAAGAGTCTGATCCTTTCCGCGTTGCGTTATGAAGATTTTGAAATGCCGCCCAACGGCAAGCTTCCGCAGCGTGTGATTGATGACTTTGAGGATTGGATAGGTCGAGGTGCGACGGACCCTCGTGATGGTTCATCCTCACCCGCTATCCATCAGTTTGATTTGGAGGCCGGCCGTCAATTTTGGGCATTCCGTCCCTTGCAGTCCGCCACGAAGAGAGGGTCCACCGAGAACGCAGAGGTGATTCGATCACCCATTGATCGATTTGTGAATGACCAATACCAACGATTTGGGGTTAACCCGAACCCGGTGGCGAAACCTGTTGAACTGATCCGACGTCTTTACTTCGATCTAATTGGGATTCCGGCGACGCCGAGCCAAATAATGGAATATGTTTCAGACGAATCCCCCGATGCCTACGCGAGACTTGTGGATCGCTTGTTGCTTTCGGCCGATTTCGGCCCTCATTGGGGACGCCACTGGCTTGACGTTGTGCGCTATTCGGATTCAAGCGGTGGGGGAAGGACTCGTATTTTTCGGGATGCTTGGCGGTATCGAGACTATGTGATTACTGCATTCAACGAGGATCTTTCTTACGACACGTTTGTTACCGAGCAGATTGCTGGCGACCTGTTGCCCTTTGCGTCTGATCATGATCGCAAACGTCAGTTGACGGCGACTGGATTTCTTGCGTTAGGCCCCACCAATTACGAGCTGCAGGACAAAGAATTGTTGAGAATGGAGGTGGTCGACGAACAACTCGACACCTTGGGACGCTCGATGTTGGGAATGACCATCGGTTGCGCCCGTTGCCACGATCATAAATTCGATCCAATTGCATCGTCAGATTACTATGCACTGGCGGGTATTTTTCGCAGCACCCAAACGCTGGTCCATGCCAACGTATCAAATCCCATTGAACGGGAACTGCCTGTCAAGCAGTCACATCGTCGCAAGCTTGAAATGTATGGGACTGTAGTAAAAGATCTCAAGGATCGAATCGCCGCAAGCCAAAAACAGTTGGAGCAGGATTCTGCTACTGCGATTGCTTCCGTATCGGTCAAGTCGCTGCCTGGCGTGATCGTGGACGATCGTCAAATGGAAATGACGGGATCTTGGATCGAGTCGTCCCACACATCCAGGTATGTAGGTGTCGGTTACCGCCACGACGGCAACCAAAACAAGGGCGAGTCACAAGCGAAGGTTCGCCTTTCCGATCTGGAATCTGGCGTTTACGAAGTGCGTCTTTCTTATTCCCCAGGGAAAAACCGTTGCTCGAAAGTGCCCGTTCGGATTAAGCATGCCGACGGGGAAGAGCGTGTCATCGTCAATCAAACGCAGACGCCCGCTGTGGACCAACTCTTCGAGAAACTCGGTCAATTTCACTTTGAATCCATTGCTGAAGTTGTGATCGAGAACGGGCAAACAGAAGGGCATGTGATTATCGATGCGGTTCAGTTCCTAAAACAACCCTTTACCGAGGTGGCTGAGGGAGCTGAGCCAAACTCAGGTCAAGCGGCGACGATCAAAGCCGAGCTTGACGAACTCAAGGCAAAATTAAAGCAACTTGAAGCGGAGGCTCCAGAGCAACCCGACAAGGTAATGTCCGTCCGTGATGAGAAGAGTCCAGAAGACGCTTGTATCTGCATTCGTGGCAACGTTCACAATCCAGGTCCGCGCGTGGCACGCGGGTTCCTGCGAGTGGCTGACAAGGTCGAGTATTGGCGACTCAATCCAGAGGAGAGCGGTCGGCGAGAACTGGCAGCTTGGATTTGTGATGACAAGAATCCGTTGACAGCTCGGGTCATTGCGAATCGGGTCTGGCATCATCTTTTGGGGAACGGTCTGGTCACGACGCCCGACAACTTTGGCAGCACAGGACAACCGCCAACACATCCTGAGTTGTTGGACTATTTGGCGGCTGAATTAATTCAGCACGATTGGTCTTTAAAGCACTTGATTCGACAGGTGGTGCACTCTCGTACCTACCAGTTGTCGTCTACGATCGACGTTGAGTCGGCTGCGGCCGATCCCGAGAATCGTTCACTTTGGCGTGGCCACCGGCGTCGACTCACGGCGGAACAGCTGCACGATGCGATTCTGGCCTGCAGCGGGCAGCTGGACCGAAGTTTGGGCGGCCCGTCCGTTTCCCCGGCGGCAACTTCTGAATTTGGTTATGAGTTTTTGGGGGTTCGTCGCGGCGCATATGTGCCCGTATTTCGCAATTCGTCTCTTGATCTATTCGATGTATTCGACGTTGCGGATGCAAATATCGTTGTTGGCCGACGCAATGTGAGTACACGAGCGACTCAGGCGTTGTTCATGATGAATAGCCCGTTCGTGATCGAGCAAGCCTCTCGGTTGGCAGAATGGATGTTGGTCGATTCGGAAGCAACACTCCAGCAGCGGACACATTGGCTGCATTGGCGAGTTCTGGGTCGGCCAGCGACGACGGATGAATTGTCGCAGACAAAACATTTCGTCGAAGAGGTACAAGCCGAGGGCGTGATGCTCGGTGATACTTGGGCGATGGTGGCGCAATCGCTTTTCGCTTGCTTGGATTTTCGGTATCTCCGTTAA
- a CDS encoding alpha-amylase family glycosyl hydrolase produces MAFMTARSKPILTSLILSLFLAGSVAGDEPPERSRRAPIWSQSVIWYQIFVERFRNGDPTNDPRLRDGEGAWPHLKPVGWRPTRWQQDWYELEDWARPDQDFYKTVYMRRYGGDLQGVSDQLEYLRDLGVTAIYLNPVNDAPSLHKYDARHYRHIDRNFGPDPEGDERLMQLEDPADPKTWQWSSADLLFLEVIDKAHKLGMRLIVDYSWNHTGTTFWAWQNLVQEQQASAYRDWYEVSVFDDPQTSENEFAYRGWHGVPDLPQFKRHQRDDGQMDLHPDVKQHVYAVTRRWLDPNADGDPSDGVDGFRLDVAAELPLAFWNDYRGFVKNINSEAILLGEIWWDKWPVRLADPAPWLQGDVFDSVMDYRGYVASRGLFANAIPRETPSSYVKLLAEQRQAIPPATQRALMCLVSGHDSPRSLTSIYNPGLYKYRTDPRSDRQYRVDRPDSVARQKLRMILLRQFTGIGSPHIYYGDEVGMWGADDPDNRKPMLWADLDYDNEQMDPFGRPRSNDSVQPDLQLLDEYRRLIKLRRGNLDLFVEGDEQIVEANDDKEWLVLARNGQRRRAVIIYNLGNRKRIYRLHGSRQARDPLTDAQFKAAPHVNWLEIPVVGGSGRVLISEFD; encoded by the coding sequence ATGGCATTCATGACAGCTCGCTCCAAACCAATTCTGACCAGTCTTATTCTCAGCCTCTTTCTCGCCGGCAGCGTCGCGGGAGATGAGCCGCCCGAACGGAGCCGTCGTGCGCCGATTTGGTCCCAGTCGGTGATTTGGTATCAGATTTTCGTCGAGCGATTTCGGAATGGTGATCCCACGAACGACCCCCGCCTCAGGGATGGAGAGGGAGCTTGGCCTCATCTGAAGCCGGTTGGTTGGCGGCCCACTCGCTGGCAGCAGGATTGGTATGAGTTGGAGGATTGGGCCCGACCCGATCAGGATTTTTACAAGACGGTTTACATGCGCCGATACGGGGGTGACTTGCAAGGAGTCTCGGATCAACTTGAGTATCTGCGCGACCTGGGAGTGACGGCTATCTATCTCAATCCAGTCAACGATGCTCCGTCTTTACACAAATACGATGCAAGGCACTATCGGCACATAGATCGTAACTTTGGACCGGATCCCGAGGGCGATGAACGCTTAATGCAGTTGGAAGATCCTGCAGATCCCAAGACGTGGCAATGGAGTTCAGCCGATCTCTTGTTCTTGGAGGTTATCGACAAAGCTCACAAGCTTGGCATGAGGCTTATTGTTGATTATTCGTGGAATCACACGGGCACTACCTTTTGGGCTTGGCAGAATCTCGTGCAGGAGCAGCAAGCGTCGGCCTATCGGGACTGGTACGAAGTCAGCGTTTTTGACGATCCGCAGACGTCGGAAAATGAGTTTGCTTATCGGGGCTGGCACGGGGTGCCTGATTTGCCTCAGTTCAAGCGGCACCAACGGGATGATGGCCAAATGGATCTTCATCCGGATGTCAAGCAGCACGTGTACGCGGTGACTCGAAGATGGCTTGATCCCAATGCTGATGGGGACCCGAGCGATGGTGTCGATGGATTTCGACTTGATGTCGCAGCAGAACTTCCGCTGGCTTTCTGGAACGATTACCGCGGGTTTGTCAAGAACATCAATTCCGAGGCGATTTTGTTGGGGGAGATTTGGTGGGACAAGTGGCCTGTGCGGCTCGCAGACCCCGCGCCTTGGTTGCAGGGTGATGTGTTCGATTCGGTTATGGACTATCGGGGCTATGTTGCTTCGCGCGGCTTGTTCGCCAATGCCATTCCTCGCGAAACGCCCAGCAGCTATGTCAAGTTGCTTGCCGAACAGCGTCAAGCTATTCCTCCGGCAACTCAGCGGGCATTGATGTGCTTGGTCTCCGGTCACGACAGTCCCCGCAGCTTGACTTCGATTTACAACCCCGGCTTGTACAAATATCGAACGGACCCACGCAGTGATCGGCAGTATCGTGTGGATCGTCCTGATTCGGTTGCCCGTCAGAAGCTGCGAATGATCCTCCTACGTCAATTTACTGGAATCGGATCGCCGCACATTTATTACGGTGACGAGGTGGGGATGTGGGGGGCAGATGATCCTGACAATCGGAAGCCCATGCTATGGGCTGATCTGGATTACGACAACGAACAAATGGACCCGTTCGGTCGGCCTCGTTCCAACGATTCGGTACAACCTGATTTGCAATTGTTGGATGAGTATCGGCGACTGATTAAATTACGAAGGGGAAATCTCGATCTGTTCGTTGAGGGGGACGAGCAGATTGTCGAGGCGAATGATGACAAAGAATGGTTGGTCCTGGCTCGCAACGGGCAGCGGCGACGGGCTGTCATTATTTATAATTTGGGCAATCGGAAACGGATTTATCGTTTGCACGGTAGTCGGCAGGCACGAGATCCTTTGACCGACGCACAATTTAAAGCCGCTCCGCATGTAAATTGGCTTGAGATTCCCGTTGTAGGAGGCTCGGGCCGTGTTTTGATCTCTGAGTTCGATTGA
- a CDS encoding twin-arginine translocase TatA/TatE family subunit has product MSTFFVTGVSNPLLAFGMPGPLELMVVMAILLLFFGHRLPSVMRSLGRGVVEFKRGVHGVEEELESAGKDTKTDES; this is encoded by the coding sequence ATGTCTACTTTCTTTGTTACTGGCGTATCAAATCCGCTGCTTGCCTTCGGAATGCCCGGACCGCTGGAATTGATGGTCGTGATGGCGATCCTGCTATTGTTCTTCGGACACCGACTGCCAAGTGTCATGCGTTCTCTCGGACGTGGTGTTGTTGAGTTCAAACGGGGCGTTCATGGCGTCGAGGAAGAACTCGAGTCGGCGGGAAAAGACACGAAAACAGACGAGAGCTAA
- the tatA gene encoding twin-arginine translocase TatA/TatE family subunit, producing the protein MFGLGIQELIVIGVVAVVLFGKRLPEVARSLGSSYKEFRQGLSEIQSTMDFSSNSYQAPSPSSATPSYHEDADVDDYEEPTAPKFELPKPQGESSDSGDGAN; encoded by the coding sequence ATGTTTGGTCTAGGAATCCAAGAACTGATCGTGATCGGTGTTGTCGCAGTAGTCCTCTTTGGCAAACGCTTGCCGGAAGTCGCTCGGTCGTTGGGCTCGAGCTACAAGGAGTTTCGGCAAGGCTTATCCGAGATTCAATCAACCATGGACTTTTCAAGCAACTCCTACCAAGCTCCTTCCCCAAGCTCTGCGACACCTTCCTATCACGAAGACGCAGACGTAGACGATTACGAAGAACCGACGGCGCCAAAATTCGAGTTACCTAAACCACAAGGTGAGTCGTCGGATTCAGGTGATGGAGCCAATTAA